The Streptomyces clavuligerus genome includes a region encoding these proteins:
- a CDS encoding ornithine carbamoyltransferase: protein MRHHPAPVRHLLSLNDLTDEELYTLVDRAHAYARGTLPRAEPLAGRVVGTYFRTTSTRTRTAFSVAALRLGARVVAYGPGDLQENTGESADDTGRVLGLMLDGLVARTSSAAAELRTIASWNSMSVVNAMTEDEHPTQAVTDLSAMLTVLGRLEGLRVLYVGEGNNTAAALALALPRYRDTELYLRTPPGYGLPQPALGRAGTYAAAHRALVEERHDMDGLPDDVDVVYTTRWQTTGTAKHTADWRETFAPFRVDAALMKRYPGAVFLHDLPAHRGEEVDAEVLDGDRSVAFQQAAHKLHGAMSVLEWCLADRTDQSGQSDRT, encoded by the coding sequence ATGCGGCACCACCCCGCCCCCGTACGGCACCTGCTGTCCCTCAACGACCTCACCGACGAGGAGCTGTACACCCTCGTCGACCGCGCCCACGCGTACGCCCGGGGCACCCTTCCCCGCGCGGAACCGCTCGCCGGACGGGTGGTGGGCACCTACTTCCGCACCACCTCCACCCGCACCCGCACCGCCTTCTCCGTCGCCGCACTCAGGCTCGGCGCGCGGGTGGTGGCCTACGGCCCCGGCGACCTCCAGGAGAACACCGGCGAGAGCGCCGACGACACCGGCCGGGTGCTCGGGCTGATGCTGGACGGCCTGGTCGCGCGGACCTCGTCCGCTGCCGCCGAACTGCGCACGATCGCCTCCTGGAACTCCATGTCCGTCGTCAACGCGATGACCGAGGACGAGCACCCCACCCAGGCGGTCACCGACCTGTCGGCGATGCTCACCGTCCTCGGCCGGCTGGAGGGCCTGCGGGTGCTCTACGTGGGGGAGGGCAACAACACCGCCGCCGCGCTCGCGCTCGCCCTCCCGCGCTACCGGGACACCGAGCTGTATCTGCGCACACCCCCGGGGTACGGACTGCCGCAGCCCGCGCTGGGCCGGGCGGGGACGTACGCCGCGGCGCACCGGGCGCTGGTCGAGGAGCGCCACGACATGGACGGGCTGCCGGACGATGTCGACGTCGTCTACACCACCCGGTGGCAGACCACCGGGACCGCCAAGCACACGGCCGACTGGCGGGAGACGTTCGCCCCCTTCCGGGTGGACGCGGCCCTCATGAAGCGCTACCCGGGCGCGGTCTTCCTGCACGACCTGCCCGCGCACCGGGGCGAGGAGGTCGACGCCGAGGTCCTGGACGGCGACCGCAGCGTCGCCTTCCAGCAGGCGGCGCACAAGCTCCACGGCGCGATGAGCGTCCTGGAGTGGTGCCTCGCCGACAGGACGGACCAGTCGGGCCAGTCGGACCGGACCTGA